Proteins encoded together in one Nostoc sp. PCC 7524 window:
- a CDS encoding amidase: MNETDLAFTPALELAQLIRRREISPLELVEIYLNRIQQLNPQLGSYFTVTADLAIADATAKTELLTTAAELPAFFGVPISIKDLNAVAGVPCTYGSPALLDNIPEFDDGVVTRIKQAGFIILGKTATSELGSFPYTEPTGFPPARNPWNLEYTPGGSSGGAAAAVAAGLCAIAQGSDGGGSIRGPAACCGLVGIKPARGRVSKAPVGDRLAGLGVNGPIARTVADAAAMLDSISGYITGDPYWLPDPEPSFLTAAQTPPGSLRIAFATDIPPLGAADANCQQAVLHTVKLLAELGHQVEEKSLDFSALVEPFQIVWQSGIAAAGIPPEVLQPVNRWLLSRVGTVGEYIQAVYKMQIVARQIVAFFDTVDVVILPVYLHSPIRVGEWANLSPEDTFQQIVNWVAPCPPANATGQPAIALPVGFDSNGLPMSVQLIGKPAAEATIISLAAQLEAANPWIHHRPGLVV; this comes from the coding sequence ATGAATGAAACTGATTTAGCTTTTACCCCAGCATTAGAGTTAGCGCAATTGATTCGCCGCCGGGAAATATCACCGTTAGAGTTGGTTGAAATATATTTAAATCGGATTCAGCAATTGAATCCGCAATTGGGCAGTTATTTTACAGTTACAGCAGATTTGGCGATCGCTGATGCTACAGCCAAAACAGAATTACTCACAACGGCTGCTGAACTACCAGCATTTTTTGGTGTACCAATTTCTATTAAAGACCTCAATGCTGTAGCCGGTGTACCTTGTACCTATGGCAGTCCAGCATTACTGGACAATATCCCAGAATTTGATGATGGAGTTGTCACACGTATAAAACAAGCTGGATTTATTATCCTCGGAAAAACAGCTACTTCCGAACTAGGTTCATTTCCTTACACTGAACCTACAGGATTTCCCCCTGCCAGAAATCCCTGGAATTTAGAATATACCCCTGGTGGTTCCAGTGGTGGGGCAGCCGCCGCAGTCGCCGCCGGATTATGTGCGATCGCCCAAGGTTCTGACGGTGGTGGTTCAATTCGAGGTCCTGCTGCTTGTTGCGGGTTGGTGGGGATTAAGCCAGCACGAGGTAGAGTCAGTAAAGCACCCGTAGGCGATCGCCTCGCAGGACTTGGTGTCAATGGCCCTATTGCCCGTACGGTTGCTGATGCGGCTGCTATGTTAGATAGTATTTCTGGCTACATCACAGGTGATCCTTACTGGCTACCCGATCCAGAACCATCATTTTTAACGGCTGCACAAACCCCTCCAGGGAGTTTGCGAATTGCCTTTGCTACGGATATTCCGCCCTTGGGTGCAGCAGACGCTAACTGTCAACAGGCTGTGTTACATACCGTTAAATTATTAGCAGAATTAGGTCATCAAGTTGAAGAAAAAAGTCTTGATTTTAGTGCGTTAGTCGAACCGTTTCAAATTGTTTGGCAATCTGGAATTGCAGCTGCTGGTATACCACCAGAGGTATTACAGCCTGTAAACCGTTGGCTATTGTCACGGGTTGGAACTGTGGGCGAATACATCCAAGCAGTTTATAAAATGCAGATAGTTGCTCGGCAAATTGTGGCATTTTTTGATACCGTGGATGTGGTGATATTGCCCGTGTACTTACACTCACCTATTCGTGTGGGGGAATGGGCTAATTTAAGTCCTGAAGATACATTCCAACAAATTGTTAACTGGGTTGCCCCTTGTCCTCCAGCCAACGCTACTGGACAACCTGCGATCGCTTTACCTGTAGGTTTTGATAGTAATGGTTTACCCATGAGTGTGCAGCTAATTGGCAAACCTGCGGCGGAAGCCACCATTATCAGCCTAGCTGCCCAACTAGAAGCTGCTAATCCCTGGATTCATCACCGTCCAGGTTTGGTAGTCTAG
- a CDS encoding bile acid:sodium symporter family protein produces MQANLLTNVILPLSLAIIMLGMGLSLQPKDFQRVTKYPKAVSVGLVSQLIVLPIIGFCIAKTVPMQPVIAVGLIILALCPGGVSSNMVTYLARGDVALSVTLTVLSSIITIFTIPIFANLALQHFLGQGAAIALPIGSTMLQIFLITMVPIGLGMYIRQRFTDTALRLEKVTNRLAIALLALIILLILIREWNRLPEFIVQVGIGVVMLNLISILAGFFLSKLFQLNIAQQICIAIEVGFQNGTLAIAITAGLLNNPDMAVPGAIYGLFMNFTGFAIISYGRKLFATNSMSRDLVGKV; encoded by the coding sequence ATGCAAGCAAATTTGTTGACTAACGTGATTTTACCCCTGTCCTTGGCTATTATCATGCTAGGAATGGGTTTATCTTTGCAACCAAAAGATTTTCAACGCGTCACTAAGTATCCAAAAGCAGTCTCAGTAGGCTTGGTAAGCCAGTTAATAGTTTTACCAATCATTGGCTTTTGCATTGCTAAAACTGTACCCATGCAGCCTGTCATCGCGGTGGGATTAATTATCTTGGCATTATGTCCTGGGGGCGTATCATCAAATATGGTGACATATCTAGCCCGTGGTGATGTGGCGTTGTCGGTTACTCTCACTGTGTTGAGTAGTATCATCACAATATTTACCATTCCCATATTTGCTAATTTGGCACTGCAACATTTTTTAGGGCAAGGTGCAGCGATCGCACTACCAATTGGTTCGACAATGTTACAAATATTCCTAATTACAATGGTGCCGATTGGGTTAGGAATGTATATACGCCAGAGGTTTACAGATACGGCTTTGCGCTTAGAAAAAGTAACTAATCGCCTAGCGATCGCCTTACTTGCCCTGATTATTTTGTTAATCTTGATTCGAGAGTGGAATCGCCTCCCAGAATTTATTGTGCAAGTGGGTATTGGGGTGGTGATGTTGAATCTGATTTCAATCTTGGCAGGATTTTTTCTTAGCAAACTATTCCAACTCAATATTGCCCAGCAAATATGTATTGCCATTGAAGTTGGGTTTCAAAATGGCACGCTAGCGATCGCTATCACTGCGGGGCTGCTGAATAATCCAGATATGGCAGTTCCTGGTGCGATTTATGGCTTGTTTATGAATTTTACTGGTTTTGCCATCATTAGCTATGGCAGAAAATTATTTGCCACTAATTCCATGAGTAGAGATTTAGTAGGTAAAGTCTAA
- a CDS encoding TerC family protein: protein MLDQIFDYLHFHLSIEASIVLLILIFLEAVLSADNAIALAAIAQGLEDKKLERQALNIGLVVAYVLRITLLLTATWVQKFWQFELLGAAYLLWLVFQHFTSEEAEGEHHHGPRFTSLWQAIPVIAFTDLAFSLDSVTTAIAVSQEKWLVLTGTTIGIITLRFMAGLFIRWLDEFENLEDAGYITVALVGLRLLLKVVNEDFVPPEWVMITAIALILTWGFAKRTLTEAPQVEAEKSEVTK from the coding sequence ATGCTAGACCAAATTTTTGACTACCTGCACTTTCATCTCAGCATTGAAGCTTCTATAGTCCTGCTGATATTGATATTTTTAGAAGCAGTGCTATCTGCTGACAATGCGATCGCTCTTGCAGCCATTGCCCAAGGACTAGAAGATAAAAAACTGGAACGTCAGGCGCTGAACATTGGTTTAGTCGTTGCTTATGTGCTGCGAATTACCTTGTTGTTGACTGCTACCTGGGTACAAAAGTTCTGGCAATTTGAACTCTTGGGTGCTGCATACCTTCTATGGTTGGTATTCCAACACTTTACCTCGGAAGAAGCTGAAGGCGAACATCACCACGGGCCGCGTTTTACTTCTTTGTGGCAAGCAATACCAGTAATTGCCTTTACAGATTTAGCCTTCTCTTTAGATAGTGTCACAACTGCGATCGCAGTATCTCAAGAAAAGTGGTTAGTGCTAACGGGGACAACCATAGGCATTATCACCCTGCGCTTCATGGCTGGCTTATTTATCCGTTGGTTAGATGAATTTGAAAACCTAGAAGATGCAGGATACATCACCGTTGCCTTAGTGGGGTTACGCCTGTTATTGAAGGTAGTAAACGAAGATTTTGTCCCACCAGAATGGGTAATGATTACCGCGATCGCTCTAATTTTAACTTGGGGATTTGCCAAACGCACTCTCACAGAAGCACCCCAAGTAGAAGCAGAAAAGAGTGAAGTAACGAAGTGA
- the ndk gene encoding nucleoside-diphosphate kinase encodes MERTFLAIKPDGVQRGLVGEIIRRFETKGFTLVGLKFLQVSRELAEKHYDVHRERPFFPSLVEFITSGPVVAMVWEGDGVIAAARKMIGATNPLTAEPGTIRGDFGINIGRNLIHGSDAPETAVREVSLWFTDAELVNWQPHLTPWLHE; translated from the coding sequence TTGGAACGCACATTCTTAGCAATTAAACCTGACGGCGTACAGCGTGGACTGGTAGGTGAAATTATCCGTCGTTTTGAAACCAAAGGTTTTACCCTGGTTGGTTTGAAGTTTTTGCAAGTCAGCCGCGAATTGGCTGAAAAGCACTATGATGTACACCGCGAAAGACCATTCTTTCCCAGTCTAGTTGAATTTATCACTTCTGGCCCAGTGGTAGCGATGGTATGGGAAGGCGATGGTGTAATTGCTGCTGCCAGAAAAATGATTGGTGCGACAAATCCCCTAACCGCAGAACCAGGAACCATTCGGGGCGATTTCGGCATTAATATTGGTCGTAATCTGATCCACGGTTCTGATGCACCAGAAACTGCTGTACGAGAAGTCAGCCTGTGGTTCACAGATGCAGAATTAGTTAATTGGCAACCTCATTTAACACCTTGGTTGCACGAATAG
- the speA gene encoding biosynthetic arginine decarboxylase: MGVESTATSDEVVKVPSNGNKLEGKGHKQKKLLPSSTGDVSRAWKIEDSEALYRIEGWGQPYFSINAAGHVTVSPKGDRGGSLDLFELVNALKQRNLGLPLLIRFSDILEDRIERLNACFAKAIARYNYPGVYRGVFPVKCNQQRHLIEDLVRFGKPHQFGLEAGSKPELMIALALLDTPGALLVCNGYKDREYIETAMLAQKLGQTPIIVLEQVEEVDLVIAASHQLGIKPILGVRAKLSTQGMGRWGTSTGDRAKFGLTIPEIIQAVDKLRDADLLGSLQLLHFHIGSQISAINVIKDAIQEASRIYVELAAQGADMKYLDVGGGLGVDYDGSQTNFYASKNYNMQNYANDIVAELKDTCAERQIPVPTLISESGRAIASHQSVLIFDILSTSDVPLDVPEPPQEGESPVIKYLWETYQSINVENYQEFYHDAAQFKEEAISRFNLGILRLRERAKAERLYWACCQKILNIIRQHDYVPDELEDLEKIMASIYYVNLSVFQSAPDCWAIDQLFPIMPIHRLDEEPTRRGILADLTCDSDGKIDRFIDLRDVKSVLELHPFQAGEPYYLGMFLNGAYQEIMGNLHNLFGDTNAVHIQLTPKGYQIEHVVKGDTMSEVVSYVQYDSEDMVENIRQRCEKALEEKRITLAESQRLLQTYEQSLRRYTYLNS; this comes from the coding sequence ATGGGTGTTGAGTCAACTGCTACATCAGATGAGGTGGTAAAAGTACCCTCCAACGGCAACAAGCTAGAAGGAAAAGGTCATAAACAGAAAAAGCTGTTACCATCCAGTACCGGAGATGTATCTCGCGCTTGGAAAATTGAGGATAGTGAAGCTTTATACCGGATTGAAGGTTGGGGACAGCCTTATTTTTCGATTAATGCTGCCGGTCATGTGACTGTTTCTCCCAAGGGCGATCGCGGGGGTTCTCTGGATTTATTTGAGTTGGTTAACGCTTTAAAACAGCGTAATTTGGGGCTACCCTTACTGATTCGCTTTTCGGATATTTTAGAAGACCGCATTGAAAGGTTAAATGCTTGTTTTGCGAAAGCGATCGCCCGCTACAATTACCCTGGTGTATATCGTGGCGTGTTTCCTGTCAAGTGCAATCAACAACGGCATTTGATCGAAGATTTGGTGAGATTTGGCAAGCCCCATCAGTTTGGTTTAGAGGCTGGTTCTAAACCAGAATTAATGATTGCCTTAGCTTTATTGGATACCCCAGGCGCATTACTCGTTTGCAACGGCTACAAAGACCGGGAATACATCGAAACGGCAATGTTAGCCCAAAAACTAGGGCAAACGCCAATTATCGTCTTAGAGCAGGTAGAAGAAGTCGATTTGGTGATTGCGGCTAGTCATCAGTTGGGAATTAAACCAATTTTGGGTGTACGTGCCAAATTAAGTACCCAAGGGATGGGACGCTGGGGAACATCCACAGGCGATCGCGCTAAGTTTGGGTTGACAATTCCCGAAATTATCCAGGCAGTTGACAAGTTGCGGGACGCTGATTTGCTGGGTTCTTTACAGTTGTTGCACTTCCATATCGGCTCGCAAATTTCTGCAATTAATGTGATTAAAGATGCCATTCAAGAGGCTAGCCGCATTTACGTGGAACTAGCAGCCCAAGGTGCAGATATGAAATATCTCGATGTGGGCGGTGGCTTGGGTGTAGATTATGACGGTTCTCAAACCAACTTCTATGCCTCGAAAAACTACAATATGCAGAACTATGCTAACGATATCGTGGCAGAGTTAAAAGATACCTGTGCAGAACGGCAAATACCCGTACCTACCCTGATTAGTGAAAGTGGTCGAGCGATCGCTTCCCATCAATCGGTGCTGATTTTTGATATTCTCAGTACCAGTGATGTCCCCCTAGATGTCCCAGAACCACCACAAGAGGGCGAGTCCCCAGTCATCAAATACCTGTGGGAAACCTACCAATCCATCAATGTAGAGAACTATCAAGAGTTCTACCACGACGCAGCCCAATTTAAAGAAGAAGCCATCAGCCGCTTTAATTTAGGTATTTTGCGTCTCAGGGAACGAGCCAAAGCTGAACGTTTGTACTGGGCTTGCTGCCAGAAAATACTAAACATTATTCGTCAGCATGATTACGTACCCGACGAATTGGAAGACCTAGAAAAAATCATGGCTTCCATCTACTACGTCAATCTATCGGTGTTTCAATCAGCACCAGACTGTTGGGCGATCGATCAGCTATTTCCAATTATGCCCATTCATCGTTTAGACGAAGAACCAACACGGCGAGGTATCTTAGCAGACCTCACCTGCGACAGCGATGGCAAAATCGACCGCTTTATTGACTTACGTGATGTCAAATCAGTTCTGGAACTACACCCCTTCCAAGCAGGGGAACCCTACTACCTGGGAATGTTCCTCAATGGTGCGTACCAGGAAATCATGGGCAACTTACACAACTTATTTGGCGATACCAACGCTGTTCATATCCAATTGACCCCCAAAGGCTATCAAATTGAACACGTAGTTAAAGGCGACACCATGAGCGAAGTTGTCAGCTATGTGCAGTATGATTCCGAGGATATGGTGGAAAACATCCGTCAGCGTTGTGAGAAAGCCTTAGAAGAAAAACGTATCACTCTAGCTGAATCTCAACGACTCCTGCAAACCTACGAACAGAGTCTTAGAAGATACACATATCTTAATAGCTAG
- a CDS encoding sugar phosphate nucleotidyltransferase: MKAMILAAGKGTRVRPITYTIPKPMIPILQKPVMEFLLELLRQHGFDQIMVNVSHLAEEIENYFRDGQRFGVQIAYSFEGKIDDDGKLVGEAIGSAGGMRRIQDFSPFFDDTFVVLCGDALIDLDLTAAVKWHKSKGSIATIISKTVPLEEVSSYGVVVTDEEGRVKAFQEKPSVEEALSTNINTGIYIFEPEVFKYIPSGVEYDIGGQLFPKLVEIGAPFYAIPMDFEWVDIGKVPDYWRAIRGVLLGEIKNVQIPGHEVAPGIYTGLNVAVNWDKVDITGPVYIGGMTRIEDGAKIVGPAMIGPNCWICSGATVDNSVIFEWSRLGAGVRLVDKLVFGRYCVDKTGAAIDVQAAALDWLITDARQTPPETTPVERQAIEELLGTSG, from the coding sequence ATGAAAGCGATGATTCTCGCAGCAGGTAAAGGTACTCGTGTCCGTCCGATTACCTATACAATTCCCAAACCGATGATTCCCATCCTGCAAAAGCCAGTGATGGAGTTTTTACTGGAACTTTTACGCCAACATGGTTTTGACCAAATTATGGTCAACGTCAGCCATTTGGCGGAGGAAATTGAAAACTATTTCCGTGACGGTCAACGTTTTGGAGTACAGATTGCCTATTCCTTTGAAGGAAAAATCGACGACGACGGTAAACTCGTAGGGGAAGCCATTGGTTCAGCCGGAGGAATGCGCCGCATCCAAGACTTCTCACCATTTTTTGATGATACCTTTGTCGTATTGTGCGGCGATGCCTTAATTGACCTGGATTTGACAGCAGCAGTCAAGTGGCACAAATCAAAAGGGTCAATTGCAACCATCATTTCCAAAACTGTCCCCTTAGAAGAAGTTTCTAGTTACGGTGTAGTCGTCACCGACGAAGAAGGTCGTGTAAAAGCGTTCCAAGAAAAACCCTCTGTAGAGGAAGCACTTAGCACCAATATCAACACGGGTATTTACATTTTTGAGCCAGAGGTATTTAAATACATACCTTCTGGTGTGGAATATGACATTGGTGGTCAATTATTTCCCAAATTGGTAGAAATTGGTGCGCCTTTCTACGCCATTCCGATGGATTTTGAATGGGTGGATATCGGTAAAGTCCCAGACTACTGGCGAGCCATTCGCGGTGTATTGTTGGGTGAAATCAAAAACGTGCAGATTCCTGGCCATGAAGTAGCGCCTGGTATCTACACTGGTTTAAATGTGGCGGTGAATTGGGACAAAGTGGATATCACAGGCCCCGTTTATATTGGTGGTATGACCAGAATCGAAGATGGAGCGAAAATCGTCGGACCGGCGATGATTGGCCCTAACTGCTGGATATGCAGTGGCGCGACTGTGGATAACAGTGTCATCTTTGAATGGTCACGTTTGGGCGCAGGTGTGAGACTGGTTGATAAGTTGGTGTTTGGACGTTATTGCGTAGATAAAACAGGTGCAGCCATTGATGTCCAAGCTGCGGCTTTAGACTGGTTAATTACCGACGCAAGACAGACACCACCAGAGACTACCCCAGTGGAACGGCAAGCGATTGAAGAGTTGCTGGGAACTTCCGGTTAG